From Spirosoma aerolatum, one genomic window encodes:
- a CDS encoding amidohydrolase family protein produces MKKLAFPSTILGLALVAYFYFAPKALPPIHLASGLPSQFGTESLKKAGTYLIRNVSVIPMTKDTLLSNYHVLVENGRIKQLTPDLSAIDTAVHPLLIDGTGKFLIPGLNDLHVHINDDNNLLLFVANGVTTVRNMAGYPFHLSLREKINRRQLLGPTLYTTSPILEGSPNVWKFSRIVRTRQEARQAVIQFTKAGYDFIKIYHTLPQELYREILRVGDSLQIPVVGHIPFQVDLNEVLASSQYSLEHVDVSPISPHLPLVKRLELIGQSKKWMCPTLLVYKNMQKHPNDPSIPTNYERYVDKITRTFWQQRLHYYSRDHYSLQKKMAQLIHKHGGRFIAGTDCLNSYVLAGFSIHEELQELVSAGLPEYEVLKACTVNAAIFLKNQSKVGTIEPHKQADLVLLEGNPLKDIANTKKINGVMLKGIWFSAAELHQMLAAVKKTYPHQDS; encoded by the coding sequence ATGAAAAAGTTAGCGTTTCCATCCACCATTCTCGGATTGGCACTGGTAGCTTATTTTTATTTTGCCCCCAAAGCGCTCCCCCCCATACACCTGGCATCCGGGCTACCTTCTCAATTTGGAACAGAATCCCTAAAAAAAGCAGGCACCTACCTGATCCGTAATGTTTCGGTAATTCCGATGACAAAGGATACCCTTCTATCCAATTACCATGTACTGGTCGAAAATGGCCGAATTAAGCAGCTCACTCCTGACTTAAGCGCAATAGATACGGCTGTCCATCCATTGCTTATCGACGGAACCGGCAAGTTTCTTATCCCAGGACTGAACGACCTGCACGTACACATCAATGATGATAACAACCTGCTTCTCTTCGTAGCCAATGGCGTAACGACGGTCCGGAATATGGCCGGGTACCCATTTCACCTTAGCCTGCGCGAAAAAATCAATCGACGTCAACTTCTGGGCCCAACGCTTTACACGACCAGCCCAATTCTGGAAGGAAGTCCGAATGTGTGGAAGTTTAGCCGGATTGTCAGGACCAGGCAGGAGGCCCGTCAGGCGGTTATTCAGTTTACTAAGGCCGGTTATGATTTTATTAAAATTTACCACACGTTGCCCCAGGAGCTATACCGGGAAATTTTACGGGTAGGCGATTCGCTACAGATTCCGGTAGTGGGCCACATTCCCTTTCAGGTAGACCTTAACGAAGTACTGGCTTCTAGTCAATACTCGCTGGAGCATGTCGATGTGAGTCCCATCTCGCCACATCTGCCGTTGGTGAAACGATTAGAATTGATTGGTCAATCCAAAAAATGGATGTGCCCTACCCTACTGGTCTACAAAAACATGCAGAAGCATCCGAACGACCCCAGTATTCCGACCAATTACGAACGCTATGTCGATAAGATCACCCGAACGTTCTGGCAACAGCGCCTTCATTATTACAGCCGGGACCATTACAGTTTACAAAAAAAGATGGCCCAATTAATCCATAAACATGGAGGTCGATTTATTGCCGGAACCGATTGCCTAAATTCCTATGTGCTAGCTGGTTTCAGCATCCACGAAGAACTCCAGGAATTGGTCAGTGCAGGCTTACCTGAATACGAGGTTTTAAAAGCCTGTACGGTCAATGCGGCCATTTTCCTGAAGAATCAATCGAAAGTCGGTACGATTGAGCCTCACAAGCAAGCAGATTTGGTCCTGCTGGAAGGGAATCCGTTAAAAGACATAGCCAACACTAAAAAAATTAATGGGGTCATGCTGAAAGGTATCTGGTTTAGTGCTGCCGAATTACATCAGATGCTGGCAGCTGTCAAAAAGACCTATCCCCATCAGGACTCCTGA